From a region of the Babylonia areolata isolate BAREFJ2019XMU chromosome 25, ASM4173473v1, whole genome shotgun sequence genome:
- the LOC143300035 gene encoding uncharacterized protein LOC143300035, producing MAVVPHVSMPAILWVSVVCGFGVYPVISQHFQNHSFKAEEVFITDTLCESGQEVDAGTPFGNWKRVLFPTNSKCQGSFVCTINFRYTESDTHTTDICVDFSRMKIKGHRSYLVMKDETGSDLDALSEKRYPQRDKYISTKFCTNKKHTLKMTFTAGCDEHLDKIYIGWMYVFVQSTATGSIYFLDGGARHHHKMLGGMSRMSLRSHVWAGVPHTSTDQLSTLRLSVHKEYRSSTPVCFEWNPAVMPTVPRGVSYRIFEVYVNEDRALSTYAEMSEGEVVKSPTFYHNCHSLRLIREVVVEVRRDTWVSRHGLWDERRLLFDIVVGLDNEGKPVYGPLRPQPGYHTSTAIYSTTHEQGEDQTSFLGTFWEEYKTIICACISVPVSIVLFYCCCCKKGTSNGKDDTTNAEDNNMMADTPRNDDDGTVEADSRPREPEAYLLMPRTSPSAPSLNEVTEDPGGEGAVPRVMTCDPPSYYDLFPEK from the exons ATGGCAGTTGTGCCACATGTTAGTATGCCTGCCATTTTGTGGGTATCGGTGGTGTGTGGATTTGGGGTTTATCCTGTTATTTCTCAGCACTTCCAAAACCACTCATTCAAGGCGGAAGAAG TGTTCATCACTGACACCCTTTGTGAATCTGGGCAGGAGGTGGATGCTGGGACCCCTTTTGGGAACTGGAAGCGTGTACTCTTCCCTACCAACAGTAAATGCCAGGGAAGTTTCGTATGCACAATAAACTTCAGATATACGGAATCTGACACTCATACAACAGATATCTGCGTGGACTTTTCACGGATGAAAATCAAAGGCCATCGTTCATATTTGGTGATGAAAGATGAGACTGGCAGTGATTTG GATGCTCTGTCTGAGAAGAGATacccacagagagacaaatacataaGCACCAAATTCTGCACCAACAAGAAGCACACCTTGAAAATGACTTTCACTGCAGGCTGTGATGAGCATCTGGATAAAATATATATCGGCTGGATGTATGTCTTTGTGCAGTCTACCGCCACTGGCAGCATTT ATTTTCTGGATGGCGGAGCCAGACATCATCACAAAATGCTGGGAGGGATGTCCAGGATGTCGCTCCGCTCTCACGTGTGGGCTGGTGTTCCCCACACCTCCACTGACCAGCTGAGCACGCTGCGCCTGTCTGTCCACAAAGAGTACAGGAGCAGCACTCCGGTGTGCTTTGAATGGAATCCAGCAGTCATGCCCACGGTGCCACGCGGGGTCAGCTACAGGATTTTTGAGGTTTATGTCAACGAGGATCGTGCATTGTCAACGTATGCAGAAATGTCGGAAGGAGAGGTGGTGAAGTCTCCCACGTTTTACCACAACTGCCACTCACTTCGTTTGATCCGCGAGGTGGTGGTTGAAGTGAGGAGGGACACCTGGGTGTCCAGACACGGGCTTTGGGACGAGCGGCGGCTTTTGTTTGACATTGTCGTTGGATTGGACA ATGAAGGTAAGCCTGTGTACGGCCCTCTCAGACCCCAACCAGGCTACCACACATCGACAGCCATCTACTCCACCACCCATGAGCAGGGAGAAGACCAGACGTCTTTCCTGGGGACCTTCTGGGAGGAGTACAAAACGATAATTTGCGCATGCATCAGTGTTCCTGTTTCTATAGTGcttttctactgctgctgctgtaaaaAGGGGACCAGCAACGGTAAAG atgacaccaccAATGCAGAAGACAACAACATGATGGCAGACACCCCGCGGAACGACGACGACGGTACTGTGGAGGCAGACAGCAGACCCAGGGAACCAGAAGCCTACCTCTTGATGCCCAGAACTAGCCCTTCAGCGCCGTCCCTGAACGAGGTCACGGAGGACCCTGGAGGAGAAGGTGCTGTTCCCCGCGTCATGACGTGTGACCCTCCGTCCTACTATGACCTGTTCCCTGAGAAATGA
- the LOC143299716 gene encoding uncharacterized protein LOC143299716 — protein MPHVSMAAILWGLVVYGFMVNPVISQQSQNHSFKAGEVFVIDIVCDSGKEVDAGTPFGNWKRVLFPSNSKCQGNFRCTLTFRYMDFDPHVTDICVDFSRMKIEGRRSVLRIENEIGTLKDRLNQKRYPLREKSMNTVFCTDKRYALKLIFRADCDKPLKKKFNGWMYVFVQSSSTGNIFFVDGGARHHVKMNARGHPRISLRSHMWAGLPYDFLAQKSTLRLSVHEEYRRSNPVCFEWNPSVAPTMPRGVEYKIFKAFISEDYSYFTYANVSEGEVVKAPTPYHDCYPLGVAYTVVAEVRRDMKVPVDSSWDEKQLLFDIVIGVNNEGNTVYGPLRTRPLPSTTTTMATTTTTFTPDEPEEEMSFWEEHKLIIGLFVGGLVLAGFMYLCCKMRCSDSKDDSSDGEDDNMMADTPRNDDVDAAEADNRPREPEAYPMMPRASPSAPSWNEVTEDPAGEITEDPAGDSAAHIRTCDPPSYQDLFPEK, from the exons ATGCCACATGTCAGTATGGCTGCCATTTTGTGGGGTTTGGTGGTGTATGGATTTATGGTCAATCCTGTTATCTCCCAGCAATCACAAAACCATTCTTTCAAGGCAGGAGAAG TGTTCGTCATTGACATAGTTTGTGACTCCGGGAAGGAAGTGGATGCTGGGACCCCTTTTGGGAACTGGAAGCGCGTACTCttcccttccaacagtaaatgcCAGGGAAATTTCAGATGCACGCTAACCTTCAGATATATGGATTTCGACCCACATGTAACAGATATCTGTGTGGACTTTTCACGGATGAAAATCGAAGGGCGTAGATCAGTTTTGCGGATAGAAAATGAGATTGGCACTCTAAAG GATCGTCTGAATCAGAAGAGATACCCACTGAGAGAGAAATCCATGAATACTGTCTTTTGCACTGACAAGAGGTACGCCTTAAAACTGATTTTCCGTGCAGACTGTGATAAGCCTCTGAAGAAAAAGTTCAATGGCTGGATGTATGTCTTCGTGCAGTCCAGCTCCACTGGCAACATTT TTTTTGTGGATGGTGGAGCCAGACATCATGTCAAAATGAATGCAAGAGGTCATCCCAGGATATCGCTCCGCTCTCACATGTGGGCCGGCCTTCCCTACGACTTCCTTGCCCAGAAGAGCACCCTGCGCCTGTCTGTCCACGAAGAGTATAGGAGAAGCAATCCGGTGTGCTTTGAATGGAATCCGTCTGTTGCTCCCACAATGCCACGCGGGGTCGAGTATAAGATCTTCAAGGCTTTTATCAGCGAGGACTATTCATATTTTACGTATGCGAATGTATCGGAGGGAGAGGTGGTGAAGGCTCCCACGCCTTACCATGACTGCTACCCACTTGGCGTGGCCTACACTGTGGTGGCTGAAGTGAGGAGAGACATGAAGGTGCCTGTGGACAGTTCTTGGGATGAGAAGCAGCTTTTGTTTGACATCGTCATCGGAGTCAACA ATGAAGGGAATACTGTGTACGGCCCTCTCAGAACCCGGCCGCTACCCTCCACAACGACCACAAtggcaaccaccaccactaccttcacCCCTGATGAGCCAGAAGAGGAGATGTCTTTCTGGGAAGAGCACAAACTGATCATTGGCCTGTTCGTCGGGGGTTTGGTTCTAGCAGGATTTATGTACCTCTGCTGTAAGATGAGGTGCAGTGACAGCAAAG acGACAGCAGCGATGGAGAAGACGACAACATGATGGCAGATACCCCGCGGAACGACGACGTCGATGCTGCGGAGGCAGACAACAGACCCAGGGAGCCAGAAGCCTACCCCATGATGCCCAGAGCTAGCCCTTCGGCGCCGTCCTGGAACGAGGTCACGGAGGACCCTGCAGGAGAGATCACGGAGGACCCTGCAGGAGACAGTGCTGCCCATATCAGAACGTGCGACCCTCCGTCCTACCAAGACCTGTTCCCTGAGAAATAA